The DNA segment GAATGGGCCCCATCGGCAACAGCCATGCCCGGCATTATCAGTCGCATCCTTCGTGCGAACTGGCCGGCGTCTGCGACATTCTCCGGGAACGCGCCGACACCGCCGCATGCCGGTTTGGCGTGCCCGCGTTCTACGACGCCACGGAAATGCTCAAGGCTCTGCGCCCGGACCTCTGCGGCGTCTGTACGGGCGGTTTCGAGTACGGCAGCGACCACTACGAACCGACGATGCAGGCGCTGGACGCCGGCTGCCACGTGCTCGGCGAGAAACCCATCCACAACGAAATCGGCAAAGCCGAAGAAATGGTCCGTTTCGCGCGAGAGAAGCGGCGCTGTTACGGCATCAATCTGAACCACCGGTTCACGCCGCTGGCCCGCACCGCCCGCAAATGGATTGACGAGGGCAGGCTCGGGCATCTCCTTTTCATCAACATGGCCATGTGGATCGGGAACCCGGCTGAAAGCTCGCCCTGGTTCCAGATCAAGGCGCTGCATCCGCATACCATAGACGTCATGCGCTACTTCTGCGGCGATATCGCGTCCGTTCAGTGCTTCGCCACCAAGGCGCCCGGACGGTCCATCTGGTCCACTGCCCATTTCAACTTCAAGTTCGTCAACGGCGCCGTCGGCGGCCTGACCGGCAGTTACGACATTCAGCGCGGCCACCCCATGGAACGTTGCGAAGTCGCGGGAACCGGCGGCCGCTTCGTGCTCGAAGACCTGTTCGACGAACTGACGCTGTACCCGGCGGGCAACATCGAAAAGACCGTGATCTCGAACACGGTCTTCGGCACGATCGCCGAAAAGTCTTTCGATGACACCTTTCGCAACCGGATCCACCGTTTTGTGGAGCAAGTGGCGGCCAGCTGCCCGCCGGAAGACATCGATGGTTCCGGCGCGGACGCGCTCGCCGCACAGAAGGTGCTCGCCGCCGCCATCGAGTCCATTGAAGAAGATGCCGTCGTCCATCTCATCTGACCGGAGCCTCTTCCATGCTGCCAGACGCCGCGGATGAAATCGCCGGGGCCATTCTCCAGGCGCGGGCGCTCCACTTCCGTCACGCCGCTATCGAGACGGCAGGCTTATTCTGGGCCGCAGTCGAATTGTTGATTCTATACGCGGTTCTGGTAGCGCGCCGTTACCTCGGCGAACACCCCTTGCCCGCGGCGCTCGCTCTCACTCGAACCGAACGCCGTCGCGCCTGGGTCTGGGCCTGTGTGTTCGCCTGCGTTTCCGCGTTGCTGTACGCCCGGCACACCGTGCTCACGCCAGTCCATCGTCTGCTGGAATCGGCGGAAACCGGTGTGACCCTTGCCTCCGTTTCGTCCGCGTACGGGGAACGGGTCCACGAACACCTGGCGATCTGGGCCGCATTCATTACGCTCTGGGTAGTCCTCGAAATCCTCATCGTCTACCATGGCTGGCGCGCCTTCTGCCTGCTGCGCGCGCGTATACGGAGACCTCATGCGGAGACCGTCTGACGTCCGGCCCATCATCACCCTGGCGCTGCTTGCCCTCGCGCTGCTCGTGCCATGCGTCCTGTTCGCCGCTGCAACGCCCGTATCCGGTCCGCTGCTTGCGGCGTTCGCGCAAGCGGAATCCGCGTGTGCGCCGCACCGGAACGCCGTGTATTTATACCTGCGCATCGCCGGCATTGCCTGGATCCTCGTCGAGTGGGGCGCGGCAGTCGTGCTGTGGCGCAGCTGGCGGCTCCTGCGCGCCGCGCAAAGGAACCGCACGTCATGAACGACTGGGTCACCTGGCTGGGCGCACGCTTCTCGCCGGAAGCCTACCTTTTCTGGACTCGCATCCAATGCCTCGCCTGGAGCTGCGCGGACCTCGCGATTGTGTTCTACTGCGTCCGGATAGCCAACCTTGCCCGAACCGTCGCCCAACAACCCCGGCACCGGGTCCCCTATCTCATTCTGGCGGCCACGGCATGTTTGTTGCCCACTGTTGCGCTGGCCGTCACAGGCATGCAAATCTTCCTGATCGAACTGCTCGTGACCGTGCCGCACTTCGTGCTAATCTTGTACCTCATAGCATCCAATCTCGCCGTTGCGCCGCAGGCGCTCGCAAAGCTCCTGAAAGGCGCCGGCGGCGTTGAAGGATGCGCACAATATCCTTTCAATGAACCGGAAACTGAGGGGTGAGCGTGGTCAGCGAGGCGAACAAGAGGCCGCGTGTCAACATCATCCTGCACCTTATTGGCCGGCTGGTGATGTGGGCCGCCGGCTGGCGCATTGAAGGCAAGGAGCCGGACTTGGCCAAGTACGTGGTGATCGTGGCCCCCCATACCTCGAACTGGGACCTGCCTTTATTCTTGTTTGCTTCGTTCGTTGAGCGCATCAAGGGAGACTGGCTCGGAAAGCACACGGTCTTCTGGTGGCCCCTCGGGCCGGTGCTGCGTGCTTTCGGCGGCATTCCGCTAGACCGCGGCTCCTCGCGCAATCTGGTACAGCAGGTTGTCGACGAATTCAATGCGCGAGACAGGATGATTCTGGGACTGGCGCCCGAAGGCACGCGTTCGAGAATGCCGTACTGGCGTTCCGGGTTCTATCACATCGCTCTGCAAGCGCAAGTGCCCATCGTTCTGATCTTCGCCGACTACGGCCGGAAGGTCTGCGGCTGGGGCCCCACGATTTATCCCACGGGCGACATCACCGCGGATATGGACCAGATTCGCGGCTTCTGCAGCACGATCACCCCGCTCCGTCCTGACCAGGTCGGGCCCATGCGGCTGCGCGAGGAAAAGGACCGCACGCCCGACAGCACCGCCTGAACGCCATTATCCGGCCGTTTCGCGGGCCAGCCTGTGGAGGATCTCGATACCGCGCTTGATCGTCTCGTCCGGCGCGGCAAACGAAATCCGCAGGTGCGTGTGCTTGTCGCTGAACACGCTTCCGGGGATGATGAGCAGGTTGTTTTCGATAGCGCGCTTCACGAACGCGTCGCCGTCGCTGCCGGGCGATCTCGGAAAGATATAGAACGCGCCCCCGGGTTTGGTCACCTCGGTGATTTCCTTGAGACCCGCGTAGATCAGATCACGTTTGCGGCGGTAGGCCTCCACTTTGGCCGACATGTCCGCGTCCAGCGCGGCGACGGCTGCCTTCTGCGCAAAGGAAGGCGCACACACGAATGAATACTGCTGGAGCGTGTTCATCGCCTGGATGACTTCCTCCGGGCCCGCCGCATAGCCCACGCGCCAGCCGGTCATGGCTGCGTTCTTCGAGAATCCATTGAGGAGCAGCACGCGGTCATGTAGTCCGGCCATGGTCGCGGGCGGCGCGTCATAGCTTAACGACTCATAGATCTCATCCGAGATCACAAGCAGATTATGTTCCCGCGCCACAACCGCCAGCGCGCGCAATTCGTCCTGGCTCATCGTGACGCCTGTCGGATTTGCAGGGGTATTGATGATCAGGAGTTTCGAGCGCTCCGTGACCGCCGCGGCAACCGCGTCCGCGCGCAATTTGAAGTCGGGATAGGTGTCAACCATCACCGGCTTCCCACCGAGCAATCGCGTCAGATGCTTGTACATCACGAAGTACGGGTCCGCGAGAATGACCTCGTCTCCGGGGTTCACCGTTGCGAGCAAGGCAAGAAACAGGCCGCCGGAAACGCCGCTCGTGATCATGACATTGTGCAGCGGCACGCCGAATTTCCGTTCATAGTAGGCCGACGCCGCTTCGCGCAATTCCTCGATGCCCCACGTCTGCGTATAGGAATTGAAGCCCGCGCGAATGCTCGAGACGGCCACCTCTTTGACCGCGTCATCCACGTCATAGTCCGGCTGTCCGATGCTCAGATTGACCGGATTCGTCATTTTCGCGGCCAGCGCGAAGACCTTGCGAATGCCGCTCGCATCGATGCAATTCATACGTTCCGCGAGATAACTCATGAAGCAGTCTCCTTATGCCCTGACGTGGGCATCCCCGCGCGAAGAGAGCGAATTATAACGGCCGCGCCGCGGGCGCCGCAACGGGCGGGCGACGCGGCTTCGCGTTACACCCAGCCCAGCGTCACCGCGGTGGTGGCCAGCGTCAGCACGAGCAGGAACCCGCACATGTCCGTGAGCGTGGTCAAAATGGGCGGCGCACCCAGCGCCGGGTCCATGCCCGACCAGCGCAACGCCAGCGGGATCAGCCCGCCCAGCGACACAGCCACGAGCGTATTCAAAGCGAACGCGGCGCCGATAACCAGCCCAAGCACGGGCGTTTCGTGCCAGAGGCCGAAGGCCAGCACGCCGAGCAGGCTTCCCAGCACAATCCCGTTCAGCACGCCTACGGCCACTTCCTTCGCCAGGACCAGCATATAGTCGCTGGGCCAAATCAGGCCAAGCGCCAGTTCGCGTATACTGACCGCCACCGCCTGGTTGCCGCTGCAGCCGGACATGTTGCAGATGACGGGCATGAAAAACACGAGCGCGAAAACGCGGCTGACCGTGCCCTCGAACCACAAGATCACGCTCGCCGCGGTGATACTCAGCGCCATGTTCAGCAGCAGCCACACAAGCCTGCGCGACGCGCGCTCCCGCAGGGGCATGGAACGCAGTTCCTCGCCCGTGATGATACCGCTGTAGCGCAGGAACGCCTTCTCCTGTTCCTCAAACAACGCTTCCTCGACCGCGGCGCGCCGCACCACGCCAATGACTTTCCCCTCTTCATTCGTGACGGGGACATTCCAGAACGTCCAGCGTTCAAAGAAGTCGTCCAGTTCCTCCATCGGCGTGTCGGCCAGCACGTAAATCGGGTTCACGATCATGACGTCGCGGAGTTCTCTTTCG comes from the Candidatus Hydrogenedentota bacterium genome and includes:
- a CDS encoding Gfo/Idh/MocA family oxidoreductase codes for the protein MLRVCVIGMGPIGNSHARHYQSHPSCELAGVCDILRERADTAACRFGVPAFYDATEMLKALRPDLCGVCTGGFEYGSDHYEPTMQALDAGCHVLGEKPIHNEIGKAEEMVRFAREKRRCYGINLNHRFTPLARTARKWIDEGRLGHLLFINMAMWIGNPAESSPWFQIKALHPHTIDVMRYFCGDIASVQCFATKAPGRSIWSTAHFNFKFVNGAVGGLTGSYDIQRGHPMERCEVAGTGGRFVLEDLFDELTLYPAGNIEKTVISNTVFGTIAEKSFDDTFRNRIHRFVEQVAASCPPEDIDGSGADALAAQKVLAAAIESIEEDAVVHLI
- a CDS encoding lysophospholipid acyltransferase family protein, which codes for MSVVSEANKRPRVNIILHLIGRLVMWAAGWRIEGKEPDLAKYVVIVAPHTSNWDLPLFLFASFVERIKGDWLGKHTVFWWPLGPVLRAFGGIPLDRGSSRNLVQQVVDEFNARDRMILGLAPEGTRSRMPYWRSGFYHIALQAQVPIVLIFADYGRKVCGWGPTIYPTGDITADMDQIRGFCSTITPLRPDQVGPMRLREEKDRTPDSTA
- a CDS encoding pyridoxal phosphate-dependent aminotransferase, producing MSYLAERMNCIDASGIRKVFALAAKMTNPVNLSIGQPDYDVDDAVKEVAVSSIRAGFNSYTQTWGIEELREAASAYYERKFGVPLHNVMITSGVSGGLFLALLATVNPGDEVILADPYFVMYKHLTRLLGGKPVMVDTYPDFKLRADAVAAAVTERSKLLIINTPANPTGVTMSQDELRALAVVAREHNLLVISDEIYESLSYDAPPATMAGLHDRVLLLNGFSKNAAMTGWRVGYAAGPEEVIQAMNTLQQYSFVCAPSFAQKAAVAALDADMSAKVEAYRRKRDLIYAGLKEITEVTKPGGAFYIFPRSPGSDGDAFVKRAIENNLLIIPGSVFSDKHTHLRISFAAPDETIKRGIEILHRLARETAG
- the mgtE gene encoding magnesium transporter — translated: MAEMDIEAPWKELQELLRAQQGEEVAALLARLSPGEVGRVLSRLEEEERSALFEVVGPERAADLMEELADAHAADLIEELPVEHAANIVEEMESDHRADILGEMDQEDAEAILREMAPEEAADARRLLQYPDDTAGGIMTTDFVVYPQTMRVADVLQDMRENGDKYSDYGVHYVYVESEHGTLVGVVRIRDLLLAKPERELRDVMIVNPIYVLADTPMEELDDFFERWTFWNVPVTNEEGKVIGVVRRAAVEEALFEEQEKAFLRYSGIITGEELRSMPLRERASRRLVWLLLNMALSITAASVILWFEGTVSRVFALVFFMPVICNMSGCSGNQAVAVSIRELALGLIWPSDYMLVLAKEVAVGVLNGIVLGSLLGVLAFGLWHETPVLGLVIGAAFALNTLVAVSLGGLIPLALRWSGMDPALGAPPILTTLTDMCGFLLVLTLATTAVTLGWV